The following coding sequences are from one Danaus plexippus chromosome 13 unlocalized genomic scaffold, MEX_DaPlex mxdp_15, whole genome shotgun sequence window:
- the LOC116770078 gene encoding uncharacterized protein LOC116770078: protein MKAFLVLAAVAAIGSARPEAGYSYNAPGGGHGIGGIGGGIGGGLGGGHGGFSSGGLSSSSFGGIGGGLGGGLGGGIGGGIGGGIGGGFSSGGGFSSGGGFGAGGGGFGGGFGGGAIVQKHIYVHVPPPEPEEQRPQVISGGAIPQKHYKIIFIKAPAPPAPVAPIIPAQAQNEEKTLVYVLVKKPDEQPDITIPTAAPTQPSKPEVYFIKYKTQKEGGGIGGGIGGGIGGGIGGGSIGGISGGGLSGGSIGGGISGGSIGGGIGGGIGGHGGSSGIGGGIISGGHGSGSGSGVSSSYGPPGHSGPY from the exons ATGAAAGCCTTCTTG gtaTTAGCAGCCGTCGCGGCTATCGGCTCCGCAAGACCTGAAGCCGGGTACTCCTACAATGCGCCCGGAGGCGGCCATGGAATTGGTGGCATCGGCGGTGGCATCGGAGGTGGCCTCGGAGGCGGACACGGTGGGTTCTCCTCTGGAGGTCTGAGCTCCAGCTCCTTCGGTGGAATCGGAGGCGGCCTCGGCGGCGGCCTCGGCGGTGGTATCGGCGGCGGTATCGGCGGTGGTATCGGCGGTGGATTCTCATCAGGCGGCGGATTCTCATCCGGTGGTGGATTCGGAGCTGGCGGCGGTGGATTCGGAGGTGGTTTCGGAGGCGGTGCCATTGTCCAGAAACACATCTACGTCCACGTACCACCCCCAGAACCTGAAGAACAACGCCCACAAGTGATCAGCGGTGGAGCCATCCCCCAGAAGCACTACAAGATCATCTTCATCAAGGCCCCAGCACCCCCTGCACCCGTCGCTCCCATCATCCCCGCTCAAGCCCAAAACGAGGAGAAGACCCTCGTCTATGTCCTGGTCAAGAAACCCGACGAACAACCCGACATCACCATCCCCACTGCTGCCCCAACTCAACCCTCCAAACCCGAAGTATACTTCATCAAGTACAAGACCCAGAAGGAAGGTGGCGGTATTGGAGGCGGTATCGGCGGTGGTATCGGAGGCGGTATCGGAGGTGGTAGCATCGGTGGCATCTCTGGCGGCGGTCTGTCTGGTGGCAGCATCGGCGGTGGTATTTCCGGAGGTAGCATCGGAGGCGGCATCGGCGGCGGCATCGGTGGTCACGGTGGCTCAAGCGGCATCGGTGGTGGCATCATCTCCGGAGGTCACGGCTCCGGCTCCGGCTCCGGCGTCAGCTCCTCCTACGGCCCCCCCGGTCACTCCGGTCCATACTAA